A single window of Xiphophorus hellerii strain 12219 chromosome 12, Xiphophorus_hellerii-4.1, whole genome shotgun sequence DNA harbors:
- the LOC116729952 gene encoding probable gluconokinase isoform X1, protein MIYIIMGVSGCGKTSLGTFLSEKLGWPFYEGDNFHPQENIEKMARGEPLTDQDRFPWLLRLHEVIERERSSGSDALLACSALKRLYRQILLNGSTVVAPTSSASLPSSPEVFFLYLHGDYDLIHQRMVARQGHYMKADLLRSQFDILEPPSDEENVLTLDIRKSRNEMILEVEKHIESLKW, encoded by the exons ATGATCTACATCATAATGGGAGTCTCGGGTTGTGGAAA AACCAGTTTGGGGACATTCCTTTCTGAAAAG CTTGGCTGGCCCTTCTATGAAGGCGATAACTTCCACCCGCAGGAGAACATTGAGAAGATGGCTCGTGGAGAACCGCTCACAGACCAG GACAGATTTCCTTGGCTTCTCAGACTACATGAAGTCATTGAGAG AGAAAGGTCTTCAGGCTCAGATGCTCTTTTAGCGTGTTCAGCTCTGAAGCGGCTCTACCGGCAGATTCTCCTCAACGGCTCCACGGTGGTGGCACCAACCAGTAGCGCCTCACTTCCCTCCTCTCCAGAGGTCTTCTTCCTCTACCTGCATGGCGACTACGATCTCATTCACCAGAGGATGGTGGCCCGACAGGGACATTACATGAAGGCAGATCTGCTGCGCTCCCAGTTTGATATTTTGGAGCCTCCATCAGACGAGGAAAATGTGCTCACCCTGGACATCAGGAAAAGCCGGAACGAGATGATCCTGGAAGTAGAGAAGCACATTGAGAGTCTGAAGTGGTGA
- the LOC116729952 gene encoding probable gluconokinase isoform X2 → MSSYCEPVWGHSFLKSLAGPSMKAITSTRRRTLRRWLVENRSQTRERSSGSDALLACSALKRLYRQILLNGSTVVAPTSSASLPSSPEVFFLYLHGDYDLIHQRMVARQGHYMKADLLRSQFDILEPPSDEENVLTLDIRKSRNEMILEVEKHIESLKW, encoded by the exons ATGTCTTCTTATTGTG AACCAGTTTGGGGACATTCCTTTCTGAAAAG CTTGGCTGGCCCTTCTATGAAGGCGATAACTTCCACCCGCAGGAGAACATTGAGAAGATGGCTCGTGGAGAACCGCTCACAGACCAG AGAAAGGTCTTCAGGCTCAGATGCTCTTTTAGCGTGTTCAGCTCTGAAGCGGCTCTACCGGCAGATTCTCCTCAACGGCTCCACGGTGGTGGCACCAACCAGTAGCGCCTCACTTCCCTCCTCTCCAGAGGTCTTCTTCCTCTACCTGCATGGCGACTACGATCTCATTCACCAGAGGATGGTGGCCCGACAGGGACATTACATGAAGGCAGATCTGCTGCGCTCCCAGTTTGATATTTTGGAGCCTCCATCAGACGAGGAAAATGTGCTCACCCTGGACATCAGGAAAAGCCGGAACGAGATGATCCTGGAAGTAGAGAAGCACATTGAGAGTCTGAAGTGGTGA